aatgaatttttggtaaaaaaattcgtataaaactgctcataaaataaaaagttttcaattAATCAGAAATTCCGTACGTACTTCTCTGCAAAATGCAATTAGGAacataatgttaaaatttcaatCCGATCggatcaaaattgttgaagttaTTTGTCACGCCAATTAGAAAAAAACTATTTAGAGAAAAACgtgtttaaagtttaacatatagtttttttgttgttaaacttagaaaatgaaagtaaaaaatttttttaccgtTATTCTGCGATGCCAGCTCCGTAAAGTTGTCCCTCTAAGGCTAGGTACATAGTCTCGACAAAGTCGCGGCGACAATGTCGTGTCGCTGTCGCTAGTAATTGAAACTGTCCGCGACACGACATTGTCGAACAAATTCGTCATGTAGTGCAGTTTGTTGGCAATTCAAAGATGGATTTCGTTGATGATGCTTGTGTAGCATTACTAGCTGTCAGACatttaagaaagaaaagaagacAGAGGAGATATTCTGTTCATCCAATAAATAGAAATAGATTTACTAACGGACAGTTTCACACGTTACATATAACATTACGCGAGAATGAAGATAAGTTCTTTGCTTATTACCGTATGACACCTAGTacatttgatacattatgcaataatgttaaaaatacggtctcaaagaaaaattggaatattATGCAAAGAATAACTGTTCAAGAAAGGGTAGCAATAACACTCAGGTAAGTAATAACGAAagcatttattaaatattattataaatgtgTGTACATATCATATATATCGGAATCCATTGTCGACGACGCAGCTGGACTAGgagattcaaaattttgtgatGAATGGCCTGTAGATTCACAATTAAAGGGTATAATTGAATGTCGGTTAATTTGAGGTGTTGATGGTCCGACATTTATTGCATGAGAAAGTTGACCGACATTTAACCCCGTTGTAGCTTGCTGCATTATTTGCATAAATTGCATTTTCACCCAGTTTTTTGTTTGAAGAGACAACGTCTTCATATCGTTTAAAAACGACAGAAGAAACATTCTATCACTATCGTTTTCAATGTCATTAGATTTAGCCTTTTTGGATTGTAAAATGTTTAGTAGTTCTTCTTCAAAATTGCTTTTGCGCTTCTTTTTATGAGTTCCAGATGTAGATGGAGTTTCACtgaggttattattatttccgtTATCGTCTAGTTGTACCGAAACATTAGTAGCTGTTTCACGATTTTCAGAATTGGGCAAGAGAAACAAAAGCTTGTTAAAATATTCGTACGTTTTTCTGTTTGTTGCCGAGTCTCCGCTTTTCTGAAATTTCTGAAGTCTTAACTCTCGATTAAAGCTGTCTCTTACAGACTTCCATTTTTTCTGCATGGTTTTTCCTAAAATAAtatgattttaaaagttttataataatatgcTCCTACGTTTTAGATTCTTAGCAACGGGCAATTCCTTCAGATCATTGGCATTTGAGTATCGTGTTGGTGTATCAACTGTGTCCAATATTATTCGAGAAACATGTTGTGCTGTATGGAATACTATGGTGAACGAGTTTTTAGCGGAACCCACAGAAGAACAGTGGAAAAAAATTTCAGACGATTTCTTCCGGAATAGCAATTTTCCAAATTGTATTGGAGCCCTCGATGGTAAACATATCAGAATTGTTAAACCACCACATAGTGCTTCTTTATACTacaattataaacattttttctctaTTGTGTTACTTGGTTTGGTAGATAGCAATTACTGCTTTACGGCCATTGATGTAGGTGCATATGGAAAAAGTGGAGATAGtaatgtattcaaaaattcttcGTTGTTTAAGAGAATACAAAGCAACACGTTAAACATTCCGGAAGATAACATTATACtccaaacaaaaataaaaacaccaATGGTGATTGTAGCAGATGATGCCTTCGGTTGTAGTAAACATGTTTTAAGAGGTTATAGCAGAAAAAATTTGAGCGTCAGAAAGAGAATATTCAATTACCGACTTTCGAGAGCAAGGCGTTATGTTGAATGTGCCTTTGGAATCCTTGCTAATAAGTGGAGAATTTTCCATACTGCAATAAATTTAGATCCCGACTTTGTTACAGATGTTGTTAAGGCAGCTTGTATACtacataattttgtaataagaaAAGATAATCATGGGTCGCACAACAATGACGAGGTACAAGATTTTCAATTCGATAATATTGAGCCTATTGCGACTGGAGGTGGTTCAAATATTGCATTAGCTACGAGGGAAAAATTTGCCGACTATTTTGTGTCCTCTGTAGGTGCACTTTCTTGGCAATAtgattacatttaaattatttcatgaaATAAAGTACATTATTACACTTTAACTTACCTCTttcgtttttttctttattatttaacttagCCCAATCTAAATACATTATTTCTCCGATTTCTTCCcataacctaatttttaaGTCACGATTATGGTAGTCGTTATTTGCTAAATTATATAGAGCTGGACGCTCTTCAATagcatcaataaatttttcgatGTCAAACATTATTGTCAAGTATTGTTAACAAACAAACGTATTCGTTCTACAACGATTAACTTATATTAATATAAGCTGAATGTAACTCGAGTTGAGCGCCCTCTAcaacttaaaacaaaaatataaacatgcGGAATAGCgaatttttcaactttttttaatatcagcGACACTGACGCGATAGCATGAACACAAATTTTACGGCACTATTTACGTTACACTAGGCTGCGTATGGGTGCGTCTTTGTCGAGATGCAACTAAGTCGCGCACAGCCGCGACAATGTCTTTGTCGCAGTTACTATGAACACTACATGCATTTTATACTGAATGCGACTTCTTTGCGTCTTTGTCGCCGCGACTTTGTCGACACTATGTACCTAGCTTAAGGCAAGATTTTCCTCCTCTTCCGTTTTCCTGGACGATTTTGCACTCGAGCGTGCGTCCCTCACCGCATCCGACAGCGATCTCTCAGCGTTGTCGACGCGTAGAGCATCCACTTCCACGCAAAAATTGTAGCAGTTGGGCCCTATAGTCATGCCCAAAACTTTCATAATCTCCATTACACTGCCGAGGCCATCGTTGAAAGTGCACACTGCAACGTCTGAAGCTATATCTAAAACCATTTTGCCGCTTGAAGTGCTCTTCGGTGCCAATTTCCACACGGTAGAATTGAAGCTCTCGTTGTTGTTTTGCGTGAAACCCCCTAAACAGCGGGTAAGCAGATCGTTGTTGGACAGCTCTTCATAAATTGGCTTGATGGCTTCAAAAACTTGAATATTGAGCGGCTCCTTATGGCGGTAAGAAGAAAGAGCATTCGTAGCATTCGCTTTCTGCCATGTACACCATGAGTCTGGACCGGGTGGGCATTTGTCGTGCTGCGGTTTTTCGTCGGTGGATAACTTGTGGTGGAGTGTGGCCCAAATTTCCTTCTTCATATCTTCAATACTGCCTGTGTTTCTTCGTATCGCCAATCCATAATATATGCTCAATTCATCAATTAACTTTCCTGTTAACTTTCCTTTGCCGCCAAGTCcttccgttttttttttcaaatttcggagtCGAGTGCCCATACGTTTCTGAACATGATCGAtacattcttttttttgtacagttacattttcataaagTGCTGCATCTATAACACCATTAAAAGTTTTGCTATCGCCATCTCCAATATAGTAGGCATACATTGTTCCGTGTAATTCGTCAGAGCGCTTGAACATTTGGACAACTGAATCGACCTCCATTTTTCCTGCAGAGCCCTTATGATTGCTTTGGCATGTTTCTTCATGTCCTTCATACCATTCCTCATATTCTGCCGTGCCTTCTTTACGTTTCCAAAATTCACAGGACTTACAATATTTTGATTTCACTTCGATATCAATCACCTTGCCCGTGAACCAACCAATTAGAGATGATATTCCGTAAAGGGAAGTAAATCCCCTCTTTCGCCAAGATCCATCACCCGAAACTGTAATTCCCTCGTTCTGTCCTTTTTCGAGTGACCTAGCTTTCTCTTCTGCAGCTGCCTTTTTCATGCTCGTACTACGCACAGCTTTGGTTGCTGTAGCAATTGCTCCGACAAGTTTATCATAAAATGAATGGTATATCGGCCGCGGCAAGTCCATGAACgcacaaaatttctttataccATGCAAACCTACACCTAATAATCGCATCGCAAGGGTAATTCTACGATTAACTTCATACCCATTTCGTACGTAAGGGCAATTAGGTATTTCGGTCTTTTCACACTGTTTGCAAGAAATCACGATTTTAAACCCCAAACCGCGTGGAGCCGATTCAGTAAATTTTACGTCTTCACCGCACTTTTTGCAAACAACTACTTCGGCAATTGCGTTCATAACAGTTacgaaatttataaatctGTAACCGAATTCGGCGTTAATGCCAACATCATGGGAACTTGTTGACGATCGCAGTTTTTTGGCCGATGCACTGACATGTTCTAGTCCATCTCTCTCCACTTCGAATCTATTTAGCGGTCGACGTTTTGAAATACCGGTCTTGTGCGAAGACCAAGTATTTGACTTCGTGCCCTTCTTCGATgcaaaaacctttttttggCTGCTCATTGCAGAAAAGCCGAACGGCAAACGGCGTTCTTTTAACAGTTAcaagaaaacaatgtttattttcaaatgaaatAACTACCGTTTGTAAAATGTACTTACCACGAGTAACAAatttcacaataaattaagagtcTTGAAAAAGactaatgtttaaaattaaaggttTAGAAACGcaaacaacaaagaaaaaccggaaaaaccaaaaagCGAAATGCCACGTAACTACCACGTAACGCACAGATGAACACTATTTGCAAACTGTCATTTTCTAACTGTCAAACTGTCTTACTAGTCATGCCTACCGGTATAGCTCCGAAAATCCGGAGGCGTAGCGCGCTTAAGGTGGAATTTCGTTGCGACGTCCAGCGTTCGCGGCCCGCCGCGACGTCCAGCAGTAACGGCCAGCCGTTACGTTCGCGTGAATTTCGTTGGAACGTCTGAGTCTGTGCTTCGGCAGCATTTATGTTCATGCTTCTGTAGTGAAAGGTgctttttaaaaatggataGGAAGACGTTAGCGGCATTGATTTTgctagaagaagaagaagatgatgatATTAGGCTTTTGCTATCCATTCGTGAGGACACTAGCGAGTTATATAAATCTCGAAACCAAGAAGGGTATTTTGAAATACTTATAAGAAATCATCTCAATGCCGATGATGAAAAGTTTCGCAGTTTCTTCAGGCTAAATAAagagcaatttaattttgtgttgAATCTCGTTCATGCAGATTTGAAGAAACAATCCACAAATTGTGTGAAAAACCCAATTTCTCCTGAGGAAAAGTTAGCGTTGACCTTAAGGTAAGGatgttttctttgtaaaaaaatacagatgtttaaaaaaaaaccaacaattttatcaaaaatgcaCGTTTAATTAACAAAAGCAATATATAAGTTTATTTCATGTTGTAATAGTCGTTTGAATAGGGTGTCATAAACGTAGTGGGCGTATGATCATCAGGTGTACTTGTATTATGGGAAGTATTGAGGGAAAATGTTGGAGTTGGTGCCTGTGGTTGGTGGGGTTGTGTCTGTGTATGTGGAATATTTATTATTGGGGAAGATGCTTGTAAATTAGTCACTAGTGTTAGGATTTGTAACTTTGCTTGCGATATTAAATTGGGAGGTAGCTTTTTTACCATTAGAGCGATGCTTCTCATGAATAAATCCACTTCATCTTCTTCCTTTTGGTGCGTTAATTGTGATAGAACGTGAAGACGATGTTTAGACCGTTCTTCCAATTCGTGTAATAATTTCGCTTTTGCGTTGCTAGGTGTTGAACTGCTGCAAGTTGGCGTGTTTGAACGGCTTCTATCGTCCATGTTTGTTCTTTTTAGTATTTTCGGATTTGGCTGATTTAAATGTATGGAATCTGGTGATCCTACGTCGTCTTCAATTATTCTTGATTGCGATTCCGAATCAGTTTGAACATCTTCATCGCCGCTATCCTGAGTATTCTGAGATGATTCGGTGTTTTGCTGTACATTACAATTTTGAATGCGgctacaataataaataaataagaaaacttaaaaaaacataactcAAAAGAGATAGTATACCTTCGTTCAGATTTGAGAAGTTCCAAAAATGTTAGCTGTTCGTATAAATGCCATTTTGATGGTCTTGTTGATGCTGCCGAACCAGTTCCTTgcttttgttttcttttttgttttaagtagTTATCGCGAATATTTTTCCATCGCAATTTACAATCCTCGgctggaaaaataaaataagaataggtacataatataaaaacatgAAATTGTATCGTATCGTATCGAATGATGTTTTgatgttcttttttttaggtttttaGCTACAGGTGAAACATTTAAATCCCTTTCATTTGCCTTTCGTATCTCATCCAGCTACATTTCAATTGTTGTCCGAGAAACATTAGAAGTGCTATGTCTGCGTTTAGTTCCTATATTTCTACCACCACAAAATGAAATAGATATGAAGGAAAAAGCACAGGAATTTTGGAATAAGTGGAATTTTCCTAACTGCGTCGCAGGAGTTGATGGCAAACATATTCGAGTTTTTTGTCCCAGAAAAAGCGGATCGCTATTCTTCAATTACAAGGATTATTTCTCAATAGTATTGCTTGCTATGGTAGATGcaaattgcaaatttttatttgtggaTGTTGGTGCCTATGGAAAAGAAGGAGATAGTACCATTTTTTCAACTTCTGAAATGGGCAAACAAGTGTACTCTggaaaattatttccaaaagaCGAAATGCTTCCCAATTCGAACAAAAAGTTGCCGTATGTTGTAGTTGGCGATGAAGCGTTTAGATTACACAGACATTTAATGAAACCATACAGCAAATTATCTGCTAAATCGGATAGGAGGAAAACTATTTACAACTATCGATTATGCAGAGCTCGACGAGTCACTGAAAACGCATTTGGTCTTTTAAGCCAAATTTTTCGCATTTACTACACACCAATAGCTATAAATCCAGAATCGTGTGATAAGTTGATCATGGTAACTTGTTGTTTGCACAATCTGTTAAGAGATGCATTTTTGGAGAAAGGCAATCGACCCTTTTACGAATATGATCCAAATGTACAGATCCCGAACAATGTGACTCCATTAGCAGGAGCAGGTGGCTTTGCAAGTGCAAATGGTTTGGAAGTAAGGGAAATGTTCACCCAGTTTTTTAATGAGGATGGGGCACTCCATTGGCAGAATGATCGTGTTTTTAGAGTGTCCAGTTAATTTCTGTATGCTATTATACAGTGAGCGCAAAACTATTGGAATAAATTCActtaaaattcttttgtttttgaaaacataTTCGGACCcgctaatttttatttttagttgcgCATTTtctaaactaatttttatttatacagggtgccccagaaatataaatagtttaatataaataatttaatataatgtaCTTAGCTAGCACAAATATATACATGCATACTTACATTTCTTCAATAACACTACACCAATCTTATTCCACGCATTTTCCCGAATCTGGTGATCCTTAAAGTCCTTATTTGCATGGTCGTAAATGCAAGGATATTCACGTACTTgttcaattaataattcgtCATCATCATGAGAAAATTTTTGCGacatttttaatctaaatacgAACTCTGCATGCAAATATAACCTCTCAAATATAAAGTCACGGTTGGCGTTCGCGTCTCGACATGTTTTTGAGCAGTCGGGACGCAGCCGTCGACGGCTGGCCGCTGAGCCGTCGGGACGCGCCGCGTCAACGAAATCAATTCCATTGTATGCATTGTATTAGTGCTTGACTGCCGGACGTCGCGGCGGGCCGCGAACGCTGGACGTCGCAACGAAATTCCACCTTTAGGTGCCAGACCTCCGGCTCCGGCCGTACCAGAGGTAGGCTTACGTTATACGCTTAAAGtcggtgaaaaaaaaattttctcgcTATAATTCGAATGGTATCTTATTTTTATGATGATAAAGCTTCgtttaagcaaaaaaaaaaaaacgattttttgaaaattctacTGTGGCCTAACCCCTTAAGAGGACATTTGAGAAATTATATATgtgaattataatttaaatcaatttttttttcaaatagataTGTTCAATTATTATATCTATTGTTacattgtttcattttttcagcaaaaatGTTCTATTTTTAAACCCTATGTTTGTGACGTACACATTAAACAGTTTCTATGGTTATGACGCACAATTTTTTGCAATGCTATGGATATGACGAACACTTTTTCAATCACAATGGATATGCcgtatacagcgtgtcccgtatcttccgcatcagagcattatacggttgtagaatacattattctgaagcgatctttctaataaaattttttcgaaatgtttataataaccgcacgggaactgtttaacggcgaccaataacggacgactttgattcatcgaaaaagtttatttctctttccatgacgaatctattggtgagtacacgtgggaaacgagttatcatcggcgtagcgaaccggccgagggtggcaccgattacctgagtctgctttgcgatctgctgattggacgaaaaacagttcctttaaacagttcccgtgcggttattataaacatttcgaaaaaattttattagaaagatcgcttcagaataatgtatcctacaaccgtataatgctctgatgcggaagatacgggacacgctgtatactCGCATGCGACGGAAACCGGCTGCCACTGTGGTGTGCACAATCGGTTCAGGCGCGTGCTACTTaagaggttaaaaaaatattctcattagctttgttcgttgggactgcactactctgCACGACATGGCACTAGTATGACGGCATGGTGCAATGAAGTGTAAGTAAGTGCAATGTCATGTCAACTTAGTGCAGGTCAGAAAAGTGTATAAACCGTGGTCGCAACgaacagatttttataaaaaaaaagtgtataatatttgaaatggacGAACTGGAGATTATCAGCGAAATACTcgtggaaaatgaaattattattatattattattattttttattttttcaattattagcgaaatatattttctacacCAACTACTAACCCTTATAAGTTCTTTCAAAAGTACTACTTAACGTATAAAGAAATCACATgctaaattgcaccaaaatcgataagcagtacttgcaaaaaataaaatttggggTGGTGAGGGTAGTAATCCCAGCCACCCCTAAATGAGAAAacacaattaatatttttaaatgtactataagtgtatttaatgaagccaaaatcgacagggtaattttcaaattattccaaaaaagtagGGGTAGTTTTCTACTGCCTCTACTGGGATTGAATATACTGTGTTctctaatacaacaaatattaattattataaggttttatttcttaatatttaatattaattattacaaaacacgcTTTCAAATATTCCGCCATTTTAGTTACACTGAATTACACTGCacttattgaacttaatcgaaagcaggtgcaacaaaatctgcaGTAACTTACACCCGCTGCACGAAATTGCACTGCGCATGGCCCAACGAACAGTATGAGTGCAACTGCACTAAACTACACTATCCCCAACGAACACACAACATTTGCACTAAACTGTTTAGtgcaagtagtgcagtcccaacgaacaaagctattCTCAACTCACGTTATTGACAGTAAACTTTGatcatattattttaaaataattagtgTATGGAAGAGCACGAAGATCAGTTTATTCAAGAAGTTTTTACAGACATTTTGTCGGATGCTGAAGCATATACTGATAGTGACGACAGTAGTGAATCAGGTTTTGTTTTGCCCAGAGAAGGAATGTAGTTCTACCAATACCGGAGTCGGACTCAAGTGATTTTTCAGATGATGAGTTGCCAGCCACCATATGGAGTAAAATAGATCATCCTCGCAATTTGGAGCAATTTTTAGGAGATCCAggagtaaaaatatttccaaacTGCAACGACAGCGTAAACGaagttttaaacttattcattGATGATGAATTTTATGACATGATTGTTACCGAAACAAACAGATATCATACGCAAAACATTGATAaattcaaaaaccaaaaacgtACAAAGAAATGGATTAACGTCAATATTCaggaaataaaacaattttttggacTAAATATACTTATGGGAcaagtgaaaaaaaataaaataaatgtttattggAGTACAGATCCGACAATTGAAACACCAATATTTGGTAAAACTATGCCGAGAAACAGATTTCGTCAAATTATACAGTCGGTTCACTTTTcaaataatgaagaaaatatattgtatAAAAGAGTTGCACAGTAATACATGGTGTAGTGGAAGACCAATTCACTGTAATTGAACTCCACCATGAGATTGcctttaaaagttaattttgtattttttatattataatcttttttctttatttgcgattttttgtactttttctttttgtatttatttatttttgtgagGCAATAAagcgattatt
This region of Onthophagus taurus isolate NC chromosome 3, IU_Otau_3.0, whole genome shotgun sequence genomic DNA includes:
- the LOC139429253 gene encoding uncharacterized protein; the protein is MDFVDDACVALLAVRHLRKKRRQRRYSVHPINRNRFTNGQFHTLHITLRENEDKFFAYYRMTPSTFDTLCNNVKNTVSKKNWNIMQRITVQERVAITLRFLATGNSFRSLAFEYRVGVSTVSNIIRETCCAVWNTMVNEFLAEPTEEQWKKISDDFFRNSNFPNCIGALDGKHIRIVKPPHSASLYYNYKHFFSIVLLGLVDSNYCFTAIDVGAYGKSGDSNVFKNSSLFKRIQSNTLNIPEDNIILQTKIKTPMVIVADDAFGCSKHVLRGYSRKNLSVRKRIFNYRLSRARRYVECAFGILANKWRIFHTAINLDPDFVTDVVKAACILHNFVIRKDNHGSHNNDEVQDFQFDNIEPIATGGGSNIALATREKFADYFVSSVGALSWQYDYI
- the LOC111417579 gene encoding uncharacterized protein; this encodes MDRKTLAALILLEEEEDDDIRLLLSIREDTSELYKSRNQEGYFEILIRNHLNADDEKFRSFFRLNKEQFNFVLNLVHADLKKQSTNCVKNPISPEEKLALTLRFLATGETFKSLSFAFRISSSYISIVVRETLEVLCLRLVPIFLPPQNEIDMKEKAQEFWNKWNFPNCVAGVDGKHIRVFCPRKSGSLFFNYKDYFSIVLLAMVDANCKFLFVDVGAYGKEGDSTIFSTSEMGKQVYSGKLFPKDEMLPNSNKKLPYVVVGDEAFRLHRHLMKPYSKLSAKSDRRKTIYNYRLCRARRVTENAFGLLSQIFRIYYTPIAINPESCDKLIMVTCCLHNLLRDAFLEKGNRPFYEYDPNVQIPNNVTPLAGAGGFASANGLEVREMFTQFFNEDGALHWQNDRVFRVSS